In a single window of the Methylophaga frappieri genome:
- a CDS encoding Crp/Fnr family transcriptional regulator codes for MKLEQYPSHNYLLAALTEEERKRVFPNLELVKLPLGEVLHSPDKQIKHVYFPTTAMVSLLHLTESGASTEIAVVGKEGIVGISLFLGGETTSSWALVQSEGFAYKLTGKLLKKEFFRAGKLQRLLLRYTQSLITQMAQTAVCNRHHTVDQQLCRWLLLSLDRLPSNELTMTQELISNMLGVRREGVTEAACSLQRDGLIRYVRGKITVLDREGLENRVCECYQIVKVETDRLMKYNEVQ; via the coding sequence ATGAAATTAGAACAATACCCCAGTCATAATTACCTTCTGGCAGCGCTGACAGAGGAAGAACGTAAACGAGTCTTTCCGAATTTAGAGCTGGTGAAGCTACCGTTGGGAGAGGTACTTCATTCTCCTGATAAACAGATTAAGCATGTGTATTTTCCAACCACAGCGATGGTGTCTTTATTACATTTAACGGAAAGCGGCGCTTCAACCGAAATTGCAGTAGTGGGCAAAGAAGGCATTGTCGGTATCTCATTGTTTTTGGGAGGCGAAACTACTTCCAGTTGGGCATTGGTACAGAGTGAGGGATTTGCTTACAAGTTGACTGGGAAACTATTGAAAAAGGAGTTTTTTCGAGCGGGAAAGTTACAGCGGCTGTTGTTGCGTTATACACAGTCACTGATAACTCAGATGGCGCAAACAGCGGTATGTAATCGACACCATACGGTCGATCAGCAATTATGCCGATGGTTATTATTAAGCTTGGATCGGTTACCCTCAAATGAACTCACCATGACCCAGGAGCTGATTTCCAATATGTTGGGCGTTCGCCGTGAAGGTGTCACAGAAGCAGCATGTAGTTTACAACGTGACGGTTTGATCCGTTATGTCCGTGGGAAAATTACCGTATTGGATCGCGAAGGTTTAGAAAACCGCGTCTGCGAATGTTATCAGATTGTCAAAGTAGAAACAGACAGATTAATGAAATATAACGAAGTCCAGTAA
- a CDS encoding DUF1989 domain-containing protein: MNTDLETIRIQPCSAQSVELATGDELVIIDPDGQQVSDLVAFEQTNHEEYLSSGRSLDYASRLWLTTGDVLYSNRSRPMFTIMEDTCGRHDFTLTPCSKDTFKIIYGENEGRPGCEGNLVAALAPYNIGVDRIPIAFNVFMYVAVDAKTGEFSVLPPLSKAGDFVRLRAEMPLVVAMTACSAGQSNNFCYKPIDFQVLRHGS, translated from the coding sequence ATGAATACGGACTTAGAGACAATTAGAATTCAGCCTTGCTCTGCACAGTCGGTCGAACTTGCCACGGGTGATGAGCTGGTAATTATCGATCCCGATGGTCAACAAGTAAGTGACCTGGTCGCTTTTGAGCAAACCAATCATGAAGAGTATTTGTCCTCAGGTCGTTCGCTCGATTATGCCTCACGTCTATGGCTTACAACAGGCGACGTGTTGTACTCGAATCGTAGCCGCCCCATGTTCACTATCATGGAAGACACCTGTGGCCGACACGACTTTACCTTAACACCTTGTTCAAAAGATACCTTCAAGATCATCTACGGTGAGAATGAAGGACGGCCGGGTTGTGAGGGAAATCTTGTGGCAGCACTGGCACCTTACAATATCGGAGTCGATCGCATTCCCATCGCTTTTAACGTTTTTATGTATGTTGCGGTAGATGCCAAAACTGGTGAGTTCAGCGTGCTTCCGCCACTCAGCAAAGCAGGGGATTTCGTTCGCCTGCGAGCAGAGATGCCACTCGTGGTGGCGATGACTGCATGCTCCGCTGGGCAGTCAAACAACTTTTGCTACAAGCCAATTGATTTTCAAGTTTTGCGCCACGGAAGTTAG